The Acropora palmata chromosome 10, jaAcrPala1.3, whole genome shotgun sequence genome contains a region encoding:
- the LOC141895558 gene encoding L-threonine 3-dehydrogenase, mitochondrial-like isoform X2 — protein sequence MQHGGMERAPDQAASKKIWPYLYADILDFKNLQSIVVNERIDWLVHFSAILSAVGEQNVSQALQVNVEGVHNILELCHRNNLRLFCPSTIGAFGPETPSNPTPDLTIQRPKTIYGVAKVHMELLGEYYHHKFGLDFRSARFPGVISADTAPGGGTTDYAVHIFHEALRTGKYKCYLRKDTRMPMIYLPDCLRATVELLEAPADCLSLRTYNISAISFTPEELVAALCNFIPRLEMEYEPDERQAIADSWPQVLEDSNARKDWGWAHEYDLHAMTLAMLEALAPTAKFMAAKQT from the exons ATGCAACATGGCGGAATGGAGAGAGCTCCAGATCAAGCAGCGAGCAAAAAGATCT GGCCTTATTTGTATGCTGACATCTTGGATTTCAAAAACCTTCAATCCATTGTTGTCAATGAGCGCATTGATTGGTTGGTCCATTTCAGTGCTATTTTAAGTGCAGTGGGAGAGCAGAATGTGTCACAAGCCTTACAAGTGAATGTTGAAGGTGTCCATAATATCCTTGAACTCTGTCACAGGAATAATTTGCGACTGTTTTGCCCAAGTACCATTGGAGCGTTTGGTCCTGAGACACCATCAAATCCAACACCAGATCTCACAATTCAGAGGCCTAAAACAATCTATGGTGTGGCAAAGGTGCACATGGAACTCCTTGGGGAG TATTACCATCACAAATTTGGTTTGGATTTCCGTTCTGCAAGATTCCCTGGGGTAATCTCAGCAGATACAGCCCCAGGAGGAGGCACAACAGACTATGCAGTTCATATATTCCATGAAGCTCTAAGGACAGGGAAATACAAGTGTTATCTGCGAAAGGATACACGGATGCCGATGATATACCTCCCTGATTGTCTGCGAGCAACAGTGGAGTTATTAGAGGCACCTGCTGACTGTCTTAGCTTGAGGACGTATAATATCAGTGCTATCAGCTTCACACCAGAAGAGCTAGTTGCTGCGTTATGCAACTTCATTCCAAGATTAGAGATGGAATATGAGCCGGATGAAAGACAAGCTATTG CTGACAGTTGGCCCCAAGTCCTGGAAGACAGCAATGCTCGGAAAGACTGGGGATGGGCTCATGAGTATGATCTACACGCTATGACTTTAGCCATGTTAGAAGCGTTAGCACCAACAGCAAAATTTATGGCAGCCAAACAGACTTAA
- the LOC141894656 gene encoding 9,11-endoperoxide prostaglandin H2 reductase-like, whose product MALWASLRCVSRVQALAAGGSKESRFAIQAWKLRQNCELITSKDNYANFYTSSIQLNIMNISSTLTLNDGVKIPIFGLGVYQASAGEETRRAVTWALEKGYRQIDTAARYMNEESVGQAIRNSKIQRENVFVVTKLYDDDHGFDETLKAFNDSLGKLGLEYVDLYLMHSPVPDKVLPSWNAMVKLQQQGLIRSIGVSNFGIHHLEELKKHSNVIPSINQIEVHPFLQESDIVNYCRKEGIVVQAYSPLTRGKKLGHSSLTSIGNNHGKTTAQILLRWCVQSGYVCIPKSSRLSRIEENASIFDFHLSEEEMAILNGLEEGFRTCRPKIQAPWNG is encoded by the exons ATGGCTTTGTGGGCGAGCTTACGTTGTGTGTCGAGGGTCCAAGCGCTTGCTGCAGGAGGTTCAAAGGAATCACGGTTTGCAATCCAGGCTTGGAAACTTAG ACAAAATTGTGAACTGATCACTTCCAAAGATAATTACGCTAATTTCTACACTTCGTCTATTCAACTTAATATCATGAACATCTCCTCTACTTTGACTCTAAACGATGGCGTGAAAATCCCCATTTTTGGTTTGGGGGTTTACCAAGCGAGTGCAGGAGAAGAAACTCGTAGAGCAGTCACTTGGGCCTTGGAAAAAGGCTACAGACAAATTGATACGGCGGCAAGATACATGAATGAAGAAAGCGTTGGCCAGGCCATAAGGAATAGCAAAATTCAAAGAGAAAATGTGTTTGTCGTCACAAAGCTGTATGACGATGATCATGGATTTGATGAAACTCTGAAAGCATTCAATGACAGTTTAGGAAAACTAGGACTGGAATATGTGGACTTGTACCTGATGCATTCCCCAGTTCCTGATAAAGTTTTACCTTCGTGGAATGCAATGGTGAAATTACAGCAGCAAGGGCTCATAAG gTCAATTGGTGTGTCTAATTTTGGTATTCACCATCTTGAAGAGCTGAAAAAGCACTCCAATGTGATACCATCCATTAATCAGATTGAAGTACACCCTTTCTTACAAGAAAGTGATATAGTCAACTATTGCAGGAAGGAAGGAATTGTGGTACAAGCATACTCTCCACTGACTAGGGGGAAAAAATTAGGACATTCAAGCCTGACCTCAATAGGCAATAACCATGGGAAAACGACGGCACAGATTCTGTTGAGGTGGTGTGTACAGAGTGGATATGTTTGCATTCCCAAGTCCAGCCGTCTGTCACGAATTGAAGAGAATGCCAGCatatttgattttcatttatCTGAGGAAGAGATGGCTATTTTAAATGGACTGGAGGAGGGTTTTAGAACATGCAGACCTAAGATACAGGCCCCTTGGAATGGCTAG
- the LOC141895558 gene encoding L-threonine 3-dehydrogenase, mitochondrial-like isoform X1 → MFSRTVKPKSFICALENVSGIRSIYTTIKKESPRILITGSLGQLGRGLAKILRDRYGRDNVIMSDIAKASWDVLQSGPYLYADILDFKNLQSIVVNERIDWLVHFSAILSAVGEQNVSQALQVNVEGVHNILELCHRNNLRLFCPSTIGAFGPETPSNPTPDLTIQRPKTIYGVAKVHMELLGEYYHHKFGLDFRSARFPGVISADTAPGGGTTDYAVHIFHEALRTGKYKCYLRKDTRMPMIYLPDCLRATVELLEAPADCLSLRTYNISAISFTPEELVAALCNFIPRLEMEYEPDERQAIADSWPQVLEDSNARKDWGWAHEYDLHAMTLAMLEALAPTAKFMAAKQT, encoded by the exons ATGTTTTCTAGAACCGTAAAGCCAAAAAGTTTTATCTGTGCCCTAGAAAATGTCTCTGGTATTCGGTCAATTTACACAACTATCAAGAAAGAATCACCGCGAATTTTGATCACAG GAAGTTTAGGACAGCTTGGACGCGGACTTGCTAAAATTTTAAG AGATCGATATGGAAGGGACAACGTCATCATGTCAGACATCGCAAAAGCGTCATGGGACGTTTTACAAAGTG GGCCTTATTTGTATGCTGACATCTTGGATTTCAAAAACCTTCAATCCATTGTTGTCAATGAGCGCATTGATTGGTTGGTCCATTTCAGTGCTATTTTAAGTGCAGTGGGAGAGCAGAATGTGTCACAAGCCTTACAAGTGAATGTTGAAGGTGTCCATAATATCCTTGAACTCTGTCACAGGAATAATTTGCGACTGTTTTGCCCAAGTACCATTGGAGCGTTTGGTCCTGAGACACCATCAAATCCAACACCAGATCTCACAATTCAGAGGCCTAAAACAATCTATGGTGTGGCAAAGGTGCACATGGAACTCCTTGGGGAG TATTACCATCACAAATTTGGTTTGGATTTCCGTTCTGCAAGATTCCCTGGGGTAATCTCAGCAGATACAGCCCCAGGAGGAGGCACAACAGACTATGCAGTTCATATATTCCATGAAGCTCTAAGGACAGGGAAATACAAGTGTTATCTGCGAAAGGATACACGGATGCCGATGATATACCTCCCTGATTGTCTGCGAGCAACAGTGGAGTTATTAGAGGCACCTGCTGACTGTCTTAGCTTGAGGACGTATAATATCAGTGCTATCAGCTTCACACCAGAAGAGCTAGTTGCTGCGTTATGCAACTTCATTCCAAGATTAGAGATGGAATATGAGCCGGATGAAAGACAAGCTATTG CTGACAGTTGGCCCCAAGTCCTGGAAGACAGCAATGCTCGGAAAGACTGGGGATGGGCTCATGAGTATGATCTACACGCTATGACTTTAGCCATGTTAGAAGCGTTAGCACCAACAGCAAAATTTATGGCAGCCAAACAGACTTAA
- the LOC141894654 gene encoding intraflagellar transport protein 52 homolog gives MLFISAYLVTSQEKNVKMAPVTKNQDAGTDSAEQQSNTIIFNASKGELFTPSNGFKALVRKLRSNWKVILNKDEITLERIITAKVIIFGGPRRKFTVNEFDALKQYIEKGGSLLFLLGEGGESRFDTNINFLLEDYGIMVNNDSVVRTAYYKYFHPKEVLISNGVLNREINRAAGKYVPGSSDVDKNELGNSLSFVYPYGATLNVVKPAVSVLSSGSVSFPLNRPICAFHMSRYSKGKLVVVGSVHMFSDQYLDKEENAKVQDVIFQWLTTNDIQLNNIDAEDPEVSDYYYIPDTPKMSERLRVCLQEGDENVGRDFSKMFSEDLFKLDTSVVPATIRAYEDLRVKHEPLLLITPQFETPLPPLQPAVFPPTFREVQTPALDLFDLDESFSSEKTRLAQITNKCTEDDLEYYVRECGDILGVSSKLPADCRDAKHILDYIFHQVVEFKKLNQEPLDELTNEAPVAYMDAM, from the exons ATGCTATTTATTAGCGCGTACCTGGTAACtagtcaagaaaaaaatgtgaaaatggCGCCTGTCACCAAGAACCAG GATGCTGGCACAGATAGTGCAGAACAACAAAGCAACACCATCATCTTTAATGCATCCAAAGGAGAATTGTTTACACCATCCAATGGTTTCAAAGCTCTGGTTCGAAAGTTGAGGTCTAACTGGAAGGTCATCTT GAACAAAGATGAGATAACCTTGGAAAGAATAATAACAGCAAAGGTTATAATATTTGGAGGTCCCAGAAGAAAATTTACTGTTAATGAG TTTGATGCCCTCAAACAGTACATTGAGAAAGGTGGCagcttgttgtttttattgggTGAAGGAGGCGAGTCACGGTTTGACACAAACATCAACTTTTTGTTGGAAGACTATGGCATAATGGTAAATAATG ATTCTGTTGTTAGGACAGCTTATTACAAGTATTTCCATCCTAAAGAGGTGTTAATCTCAAATGGGGTTCTCAACAG AGAAATCAATCGGGCAGCTGGAAAATATGTTCCTGGATCATCTGATGTTGACAAGAATGAGCTTGGAAA tTCCCTCTCATTTGTGTACCCTTATGGAGCAACTTTGAATGTGGTCAAACCTGCTGTATCTGTCCTGTCAAGTGGCAGTGTGTCATTTCCTCTCAACAGACCAATCTGTGCATTTCACATGTCACGG TATtccaaaggaaaacttgttgtCGTGGGATCTGTACACATGTTCAGTGATCAATATCTcgacaaagaagaaaatgcaaagGTTCAG GATGTGATATTTCAATGGCTGACAACCAATGATATTCAACTCAACAATATTGATGCAGAGGATCCTGAG GTGTCAGATTATTATTACATTCCAGACACTCCTAAGATGTCTGAGAGGTTACGAGTTTGTCTTCAAGAGGGTGATGAG AATGTTGGGCGAGACTTTTCCAAAATGTTCAGTGAAGATCTATTCAAGCTTGACACAAGTGTAGTACCAGCCACAATAAG aGCTTATGAAGATCTCAGAGTGAAGCATGAACCTCTTCTGTTAATTACGCCTCAATTTGAGACTCCACTACCACCCCTCCAGCCTGCA gTATTCCCTCCAACATTTCGTGAGGTCCAGACTCCAGCCTTGGATCTGTTTGATTTGGACGAGAGCTTCTCCTCAGAGAAGACTAGACTGGCACAGATAACCAACAAAT GTACAGAAGATGACCTTGAATATTATGTCAGAGAGTGTGGTGACATCCTTGGTGTTTCTAGCAAGTTGCCAGCTGATTGTAGAGATGCTAAGCATATCTTGGATTATATCTTCCATCAGGTAGTGGAATTCAAAAAGCTTAATCAG GAACCTCTCGATGAACTTACAAATGAAGCACCTGTTGCATATATGGATGCCATGTAG
- the LOC141894657 gene encoding palmitoyl-protein thioesterase 1-like yields the protein MGKCTFCFATFFALVLTYGLAATNETIPAVIWHGMGDSCCNPFSMGSIKRMLEEKIPGIYVRSLMIGDSIIEDMENGYFMNANDQVKQVCDKLASDPKLKNGYNALGFSQGGQFFRAVAQRCPSPPMINLISFGGQHQGVYGFPHCPGENYTICNYIRKLLNLGAYQSWLQDNLVQAEYWHDPLNEKLYREKSVFLADINQEREVKPAYKTNLMQLKNFVMVMFGKDTMVDPKETEWFGFYDPGQGKVKYTLQESALYKKDLLGLQQMDKDKKLHFLTAMGDHLQFTDEFFDKEILPFLK from the exons ATGGGGAAGTgtacgttttgttttgctacTTTTTTTGCTTTAGTTCTCACTTACGGCTTGGCTGCTACAAATGAAACCATTCCAGCAGTTATCTGGCATGGCATGG GCGATTCATGCTGCAATCCTTTTAGTATGGGCTCCATCAAGAGAATGttagaagaaaaaattccTGGTATTTATGTACGTTCTCTGATGATTGGTGACTCCATAATAGAG GATATGGAAAATGGTTACTTCATGAATGCAAATGATCAG GTCAAGCAAGTTTGTGATAAACTTGCATCTGACCCCAAATTGAAGAATGGATACAATGCTCTGGGATTTTCACAAGGAGGACAGTTCTT TCGTGCTGTTGCCCAGCGGTGTCCCAGCCCTCCAATGATCAATCTTATAAGCTTTGGTGGACAGCATCAAG GTGTTTACGGCTTTCCACATTGCCCTGGTGAGAATTACACCATTTGCAACTACATCAGGAAGCTGTTGAATTTGGGAGCTTATCAAAG CTGGCTTCAAGACAA CCTTGTTCAGGCAGAATACTGGCATGACCCACTGAATGAGAAATTATACAGAGAGAAAAGTGTCTTTTTGGCTGACATAAATCAAGAAAGAGAG GTAAAACCTGCCTACAAGACAAACTTAATGCAACTCAAAAACTTTGTTATGGTGATGTTTGGCAAGGACACCATGGTTGATCCTAAGGAGACAGAG tGGTTTGGTTTCTATGATCCTGGGCAAGGAAAAGTAAAGTACACTCTACAGGAAAGTGCATTGTACAAAAAG GACTTGCTAGGTCTTCAGCAGATGGACAAAGACAAGAAGCTACATTTCCTCACTGCTATGGGAGATCATTTGCAGTTCACAGATGAATTCTTTGACAAAGagattttgccatttttgaaGTGA
- the LOC141895558 gene encoding L-threonine 3-dehydrogenase, mitochondrial-like isoform X3 — translation MMVVAALGHGPYLYADILDFKNLQSIVVNERIDWLVHFSAILSAVGEQNVSQALQVNVEGVHNILELCHRNNLRLFCPSTIGAFGPETPSNPTPDLTIQRPKTIYGVAKVHMELLGEYYHHKFGLDFRSARFPGVISADTAPGGGTTDYAVHIFHEALRTGKYKCYLRKDTRMPMIYLPDCLRATVELLEAPADCLSLRTYNISAISFTPEELVAALCNFIPRLEMEYEPDERQAIADSWPQVLEDSNARKDWGWAHEYDLHAMTLAMLEALAPTAKFMAAKQT, via the exons ATGATGGTAGTGGCAGCACTCGGCCATG GGCCTTATTTGTATGCTGACATCTTGGATTTCAAAAACCTTCAATCCATTGTTGTCAATGAGCGCATTGATTGGTTGGTCCATTTCAGTGCTATTTTAAGTGCAGTGGGAGAGCAGAATGTGTCACAAGCCTTACAAGTGAATGTTGAAGGTGTCCATAATATCCTTGAACTCTGTCACAGGAATAATTTGCGACTGTTTTGCCCAAGTACCATTGGAGCGTTTGGTCCTGAGACACCATCAAATCCAACACCAGATCTCACAATTCAGAGGCCTAAAACAATCTATGGTGTGGCAAAGGTGCACATGGAACTCCTTGGGGAG TATTACCATCACAAATTTGGTTTGGATTTCCGTTCTGCAAGATTCCCTGGGGTAATCTCAGCAGATACAGCCCCAGGAGGAGGCACAACAGACTATGCAGTTCATATATTCCATGAAGCTCTAAGGACAGGGAAATACAAGTGTTATCTGCGAAAGGATACACGGATGCCGATGATATACCTCCCTGATTGTCTGCGAGCAACAGTGGAGTTATTAGAGGCACCTGCTGACTGTCTTAGCTTGAGGACGTATAATATCAGTGCTATCAGCTTCACACCAGAAGAGCTAGTTGCTGCGTTATGCAACTTCATTCCAAGATTAGAGATGGAATATGAGCCGGATGAAAGACAAGCTATTG CTGACAGTTGGCCCCAAGTCCTGGAAGACAGCAATGCTCGGAAAGACTGGGGATGGGCTCATGAGTATGATCTACACGCTATGACTTTAGCCATGTTAGAAGCGTTAGCACCAACAGCAAAATTTATGGCAGCCAAACAGACTTAA